A segment of the Streptosporangiales bacterium genome:
CCCGGGTTAGTCGCGAACACCTCCTCGTACCCGAACCCCAGGTTCGCGAGTGTTCCCGGTCGCAGGTTCTGCACGAGCACGTCGGCGGAGTCGAGCAGCTCACGGAACCGCGCTGCGTCGGTCGCGTCCTTCAGGTCGAGCACGCAGCTACGCTTGTTACGGTTCAGCGCGGTGAACGTACAGCCTTCGCGCCCGTTCGCGCCTTCCCAGAACGGCGGTCCCCATCGCCTGGTGTCGTCGCCGGTACCCGGACGCTCCACCTTGATCACGTCGGCACCGAGGTCGGCGAGGATCTGCGTGGCGAACGGACCGGCCACGCTGGTGGTCACGTCGATGACTCTGATGCCAGACAGCGAGCCGACCATCGGGCACTCACCTTTCTCGTAGCCTTGGCGCACCGCTCAGTAGGACTTGGGCATGCCGAGCACCTGGTGACCTATGTACGCGAGGATCAGGTTGTTGTTTACTGGTGCGACGAGCGGCAGGCGAGCTTCCCGGAACTTCCGCTCCACGTCGAACTCTGCCGCGAGGCCGTAGCCGCCGAAGGAGTCCATGGCGGCGTTGGCGGCCGCCCACGTTGCCTTCGACGCCAGCAGTTTCGCTGCATTGGCCTCGAATCCCGGTTGCTCACCCGCGTCGAACTTCGCCGCTGCCTGCCACCGCACGAGACTTGCCGCGTGCAGATCCGCGTACGCCTGGGCGAGTGGGAACTGAACCCCTTGGTTGACGCCGATCGGCCGACCGAACACCTCCCGCTGACTGGCGTACGCGGATGCCTTGTCGATGAACCAGAACCCGTCACCGAGCACCTCCGACGCGACGAGTATCCGCTCGGCGTTCATCCCGGAGAGGATGTAACGGAAACCCTTGCCTTCCTCACCGACACGGTTCGCCACCGGCACTCGCGCGTTGTTGAAGTGCACCTCGTTGGTCTCGTGGCTGGTCATCGTCCTGATCGGTCGATGGGTGATCGAGTCGCCGGCCTTGCGCAGGTCGACGAGCAGGATCGACAGCCCGTCGGACTTCTTGGCGACGTCTTCGTACCGCGTGGTGCGGCACAGTAGCAGCATGTAGTCGGAGTGCTGGAATCGCGATGTCCAGATCTTCGACCCGTTGACGACGTACTCGTCGCCGTCTCGCTCGGCGAAGGTGCGGATGCGGGTCGTGTCGGACCCGGCGTCGGGCTCGGTGACCCCGAAAGCCTGGAGCCGGACCTCGTTCGAGGCGATGAGCGGCAGTAGCTGTCGCTTCTGCTCGTCGCTGCCGTGTCGGAGCACGGTGCCCATCGTGTACATCTGCGCGTGGGCGGGCACTCCGGAGCAACCCGACCTGTTGATGGTCTCGAGGACGAGCGAAGCATCCGCGACGGTACCTCCGCCACCGCCGTACTCCGCGGGAATGAGTACGGCCAGCCAGCCAGCTTTCGCGAGCGCGTCGACGAACTCCTCCGGGTACGCGAGCTCGGCGTCCTTCTCTCGCCAGTACTCCGGCGGGTACGACGCACAGAGTTCGCTCACGGCCTCCTTGATGGCCAACTGGTCGGCTGTGAGCTCGCCAGGGATGCCGGTCATCCGGCCGCCTCCCATCGAGTTGTGGGTCTTGTGGTCCGACAGCTTCCGGTTGCTCGTCAGCGCCCCTTCCACTCGGGCGGACGCTTCTCCAGGTAGGCGCGGATGCCTTCCGCGCGGTCCTCGGTGAGGTAGGGGTTCGGGCCGACGTCGAGGCGCACTGCGGACTGCACGGGCAGCTCCCAACCCTTGGTGGTCATCTCCTTGTATCGGCGGAGCGACAACGGCGCGTTGGCGACGATCGAACGGACGAGCTTTTCCGCTGCTTCAGGCAGCTCCGCCGCCGGTACGACGTGGTTGTACAGGCGAAGGCGTAGCGCCTCTTCGGCGGTCAGCGGCTCTCCGGTGTAGAGCATCTCGAGTGCGATGTTGCGGGGGATGAGCCGCGGCAGCATGGCGGTGGCGAAGTTCGCGCCCATGCCGCGCTTGGCCTCGGGCATGCCGAGTGACGCGTGTTCGGCGGCGATCCTGATGTCGCAGGCGAGCGCGAGCTCGCAACCGCCTGCGACTGCGGGCCCGTTGAGCACGGCGATCGTGGGTTTGTACGTCTCGAGTACGACCTCGAAGAGGTTGCGTTGCGGGCCGCGCATCGGGACCGGGATCTGCTCGCCCCGGCGGGCCATCTCGTCGAACTCCTTCAGGTCGGCTCCCGCGCAGAAGGCTCGGTCGCCGCTGCCGGTGAGGGCGACGGCCCAGACGTCGGGGTCTTCCTGTGCTTTGCAGAAGTAGTCGATCAGGGAGGCGGTGACCGCCTGGCTGAGCGCGTTACGGCGTTCCGGTCTGTCGATGGTCACGTAGGCGACGCGGTCACGTACTTCGAAGACAACTTCGTCCGTCGGGTTCATCGGCATCTCTCCTAGGGGACGTCCATCGCGGGCTCGACACCGGCGACGCCTGCACCCGGAGTTCGGCCGACAGCTGGCCGCTCGCGCGTACGCAATGCAGTGGCCATCGCCACTACGCTGCCTTGGCTGATCCGGTGCAATGACAGTTGCTAGCGCTCGACTTCCGCGTACCTGCCGACCTCGAGGTCGAGATGGACCGACCCCGTTCGGCCGCTGCCCCGGTGTACGTCATGCTGCGCTCCCGTTCGGTACACCGCACAGTGGTCGATATACCGCAAGTCGCTGTGACGATAGGCCGATCCGGTTCCGGCAGTCAATGGCGCAATCTCAAAGCTTAGGATTCAGCAGGTCGAACGTCCGTACGAGTGTCGACAGTTCAGCCGACTGCCGACATGCGTGGGGTCAGTCGCCGGCGATCACCTTGATGTCCCAGGGCCCTAGGCGCACACCGTCGGCCGGCACCGCGGCGCCGGCGAGCAGGTCGTGCCCGGCGAGAGCGGGGTCGCTGACCGTGTGCTCCTCGAAGGACCAGTTGCTGGCAAACGCAAGCCGCAGTCCGGTCGACGTCCGAGCGGTAGTGATCCGCACCGCATCCGGCTGACCCACGCCCGGCGGCTCGATGTCAGCTTGCCGCAACACCCAGGCGGCGATCGCCTCGACCATGGCCGGGTTCGGCAACGTGCCGACGTACGTGACGCGCCCGGAACCGAACCGGTGGCTGGTGATCGCGGGGAACCGCCCGAAGTGTGGGTGGTCGTAGGTCACCAACGGTTGGGCACCCTCGAGCACCAGCTCGTCCGCCCAACCGGTCGCCCGCGCTTCCGTGGGCAGCTCGAGGTCGGCCTCGTCGGCTCGCACACCCAGCGGTGTCGCCAGGTTGGAGTAGAGCTGGTAGCCGATACCTGCGGCCGCCCGCAGCGGACCGGGTGCCCGTTGCCAGCGGGCCCGTGCGAACTCGTCCGCGTACCCCGACCGGAAGGTGAGCACCAGGTGGCCACCGTGCTCCGCGTACCGGGTCAGCGTGTGCAACGTCTCCTCGTCTGCGGCGTAGAGCGCGGGTGCCACGGCGACGGGGAAGTCCGTGACGTCGCTACCCGCGTCGAGCACCACCGCCTGCGCACGGGCGTCGAAGAAGCCCCGGTAGCAGGCGTCGAAGATCCGTGCGTACGCTTCCCGGTCCGGCCGCGCGTCGGGCGTCTTCAGACACGGCTGGAACTCCAGCGCGTACTTGCTGTCGTACGAGTACACGAACGCCACGTCGGCGTCCGGGGTGAGCCCGGTGAGCCGGTCGCCGTGGTCGCGCAGGTCGGCACCGACGGTGGCCAGCTCGGCGTAGCACCTGTTGGGCTCCAGGTCGTGGTTGAGGATGCCGTGTGAGTAGGTCTCGTTGCCGTAGTGCAGGCTGTGCCAGTGCCAGTAGGCGACCATGTCGGCGCCGCGGGAGATGGTGGCGAACGCAGCCATCCGCCACTGGCCGTCGTACTGGGGGAAGTTGTTGTCCGAGCCGCCGACGCTCAGCGGGTTCATCTCCGTGATGAGGAAGTTCGACCGCTTCGCGCCGTACGCCATGTCGCAGCGCTGGTACAGCTGCGCCGGCCCCGCGCCCGACCTGGTGTAGGGATTCATCGCCGTCCGCTCCACCGGCGGGTGCAGCAGGCCGTCCTGGGGCGCATGGGGGAGGTTCTCCGCGTGCACGTCCATCGCGGCCGCGATCCGGTACCTGTCGGCGTGCGCACGGCCGTGCGAGCCCACCACGTCGTGGGTGACGAACTGTCCCTCCCGCGCGTACTCGCGGACGATGCCGGCCTGCCAGGTGAGGAACTCCGTGACCGTGGCTGCCTGGAACCGCCGCCAGTCCAGGTCGTACCCGGGGTTGGTGTTGCCCACCGGCGGCCACAGGTCGGCCCATTCGGTGATCCGATGCGACCAGTAGGCGAGTCCCCAGGTCTCGTTGACTGCCGCCACCGACCCGTACTTCGCCTGCAACCACGCGACGAACGCGTCGAAGACGCTCCGGTTGTGCGCGTCTACGTTGCCCGTCTCGTTGTCCACCTGGAACCCGACGACGCTCGGGTGGTCGGCGTACCGCTCGAGCACCTTGCGGGTGATCCGCTCGGCGTAGAACCGGTAGGTCGGGTTGGTGACGTCGGTGTTCTGCCGTGCGCCGAACGGCCGCGGTGCGCCGCCGGCGGTCTGTGCCATCACCTCCCGGTACCGTCTGGCCAGCCACGGCGGGATGGCGTACGTCGGCGTCACCAGCACGACGCGGATCCGCGCCTCGTGCAATGCGTCGAGCACCCGTTGCAGCCAGTCCAGCTCGAATCGGCCTTCGGTCGGCTCGCACAGCGACCAGATCGAGTCGCCGACCCTGGCGTAGTTGATGCCTGCTTCCCGCATCAGCCTGACGTCCTCGTCGAGCCGGTCGTACGGCTGGTACTCGTGGTAGTAGGAGACTCCGAACAGCACGCGCAAACACTCCAGGTATGGGTCGGTTGGCTGGTTGGGCGGTCAGGTCAGGCGCGCACGGCTCCGGCTACGCCTTCGACGAAGTAGCGCTGCAGCGCCAGGAACACGACGATGATCGGCAGCAACGCGATGGTCGACGCCGCGGCCATGCCGGGCCAGTCGGTGAAGTTCTCGCCCTGGAAGGAGTAGATGCCGACGGCCAGGGTGCGCAGCTCCGGGCGGGGAGGGTCAGCACCAGCGGGATCAGGAAGCTGTTCCACACCCGCATCAGCGTCATGATGATCGCCGTCGCGATCGCGGGTTTGGCCAGCGGCAGCATCACCTGCCAGAACGTGCGGACGAAGCCGGCGCCGTCGATCCGCGCGGCTTCCTCGAGCTCCCTGGGCAGCTGTCTGAAGTAGCCGGCGAACAACATGATCTGGATGACGTGTGCGCCGCCTGACTCGGCGAGGATGATGCCCCACAGCGAGCCGGCGAGCCCGAGCGAGTCGACGACGTCGAAGATCGGGATGATCGTGTAGCCCTCCGGCAGGAACAGCGACGCGACGAACACGGCAACCAGCACCTTCTTGCCGGGGAACGCGTACCGGCCGATCACGTAGCCGATCATCGCCGTGGTGATGGTGACGATCGCGACGGTCGCAGCCGTCACGATCAACGTATTCCAGAAGTAGGGCCCGATGTTGGCCTCGTACCACGCCCGCGCGTAGTTCTCCCAGACAGGTTGTTCTGGCAGGATGCCGACGCTGCCGTAGATCTCCGTCTCCGACTTGAGTGAGGCACCGACCATCCACAGGAACGGATAGATCCACAGCAGGCAGATCGGCAGGAGCACCAGGCTCACCACGATCTCGCGGGTCCAGCCGCGGACC
Coding sequences within it:
- a CDS encoding acyl-CoA dehydrogenase, translated to MTGIPGELTADQLAIKEAVSELCASYPPEYWREKDAELAYPEEFVDALAKAGWLAVLIPAEYGGGGGTVADASLVLETINRSGCSGVPAHAQMYTMGTVLRHGSDEQKRQLLPLIASNEVRLQAFGVTEPDAGSDTTRIRTFAERDGDEYVVNGSKIWTSRFQHSDYMLLLCRTTRYEDVAKKSDGLSILLVDLRKAGDSITHRPIRTMTSHETNEVHFNNARVPVANRVGEEGKGFRYILSGMNAERILVASEVLGDGFWFIDKASAYASQREVFGRPIGVNQGVQFPLAQAYADLHAASLVRWQAAAKFDAGEQPGFEANAAKLLASKATWAAANAAMDSFGGYGLAAEFDVERKFREARLPLVAPVNNNLILAYIGHQVLGMPKSY
- a CDS encoding enoyl-CoA hydratase/isomerase family protein, yielding MNPTDEVVFEVRDRVAYVTIDRPERRNALSQAVTASLIDYFCKAQEDPDVWAVALTGSGDRAFCAGADLKEFDEMARRGEQIPVPMRGPQRNLFEVVLETYKPTIAVLNGPAVAGGCELALACDIRIAAEHASLGMPEAKRGMGANFATAMLPRLIPRNIALEMLYTGEPLTAEEALRLRLYNHVVPAAELPEAAEKLVRSIVANAPLSLRRYKEMTTKGWELPVQSAVRLDVGPNPYLTEDRAEGIRAYLEKRPPEWKGR
- a CDS encoding beta-galactosidase; its protein translation is MLFGVSYYHEYQPYDRLDEDVRLMREAGINYARVGDSIWSLCEPTEGRFELDWLQRVLDALHEARIRVVLVTPTYAIPPWLARRYREVMAQTAGGAPRPFGARQNTDVTNPTYRFYAERITRKVLERYADHPSVVGFQVDNETGNVDAHNRSVFDAFVAWLQAKYGSVAAVNETWGLAYWSHRITEWADLWPPVGNTNPGYDLDWRRFQAATVTEFLTWQAGIVREYAREGQFVTHDVVGSHGRAHADRYRIAAAMDVHAENLPHAPQDGLLHPPVERTAMNPYTRSGAGPAQLYQRCDMAYGAKRSNFLITEMNPLSVGGSDNNFPQYDGQWRMAAFATISRGADMVAYWHWHSLHYGNETYSHGILNHDLEPNRCYAELATVGADLRDHGDRLTGLTPDADVAFVYSYDSKYALEFQPCLKTPDARPDREAYARIFDACYRGFFDARAQAVVLDAGSDVTDFPVAVAPALYAADEETLHTLTRYAEHGGHLVLTFRSGYADEFARARWQRAPGPLRAAAGIGYQLYSNLATPLGVRADEADLELPTEARATGWADELVLEGAQPLVTYDHPHFGRFPAITSHRFGSGRVTYVGTLPNPAMVEAIAAWVLRQADIEPPGVGQPDAVRITTARTSTGLRLAFASNWSFEEHTVSDPALAGHDLLAGAAVPADGVRLGPWDIKVIAGD